A genome region from Altererythrobacter aquiaggeris includes the following:
- a CDS encoding XrtA system polysaccharide deacetylase, whose protein sequence is MTETAIVNGLSVDVEDWFQVGAFENVIERRDWTGLSGRIERNVAAILEMFDDADVKATFFTLGWVAKRHPGLMQTIADAGHEIASHGYDHARVFTFTREQFAQDIAKAKAILEDTSGTAVSGYRAPSFSIDQRTPWAYMELAEQGYAYSSSVAPINHDHYGWRDAPRFAFHPLPWSDLVEIPVTTAEFAGKRLAAGGGGFFRVLPYAFSRWAIRQVNNRDQRPAVFYFHPWEIDPEQPRVPGAPLKSKVRHYTNLAIMGDKLRQLVNEFEWGRMDMLAHREASKAIPLAA, encoded by the coding sequence ATGACTGAAACCGCCATCGTCAATGGATTGTCGGTCGATGTCGAAGACTGGTTTCAGGTCGGTGCGTTCGAAAACGTCATCGAGCGCAGGGACTGGACCGGTTTGTCGGGCCGGATCGAACGCAATGTCGCAGCAATCCTGGAGATGTTTGACGATGCCGACGTAAAGGCGACCTTTTTCACTTTGGGATGGGTTGCCAAACGGCATCCCGGATTGATGCAGACAATCGCTGACGCCGGGCATGAAATTGCCAGCCACGGTTATGATCATGCGCGGGTTTTCACCTTCACGCGCGAACAGTTCGCGCAGGATATCGCCAAGGCAAAGGCCATTCTCGAAGACACGTCCGGCACTGCGGTGTCGGGTTACCGCGCGCCAAGCTTTTCGATCGATCAGCGCACGCCGTGGGCGTATATGGAACTGGCCGAGCAGGGCTATGCCTATTCATCCAGCGTGGCGCCGATAAACCACGATCATTATGGCTGGCGTGATGCGCCCAGATTTGCGTTCCACCCATTGCCGTGGTCCGATCTGGTCGAAATTCCCGTCACCACTGCAGAATTTGCCGGCAAACGTCTGGCTGCGGGGGGCGGCGGTTTTTTCCGCGTGCTTCCCTACGCGTTTTCGCGCTGGGCAATCAGGCAAGTCAACAACCGTGACCAGCGGCCCGCGGTTTTCTATTTCCACCCCTGGGAAATCGATCCGGAACAGCCGCGCGTTCCCGGAGCCCCGCTGAAGTCCAAAGTCCGCCATTACACAAATCTGGCCATCATGGGCGACAAGCTGCGGCAGCTGGTGAACGAATTCGAATGGGGCAGAATGGATATGCTTGCGCACCGCGAAGCTTCCAAAGCGATTCCGCTGGCGGCATGA
- a CDS encoding FemAB family XrtA/PEP-CTERM system-associated protein, with protein sequence MNAPFAMNQTTIAIADLADPAEVRRIEAFVADHGGTPFHRPLWLQAVERGTGQTATGLIAEKCGELTGWLPLTQLHSNVFGRALVSSGFAVGGGVLCGNPAIAGQLCEAAAELAARNGFSSAELRGGIAPSDWQHCTESHCGFERELARDDEGQLLAIPRKQRAEVRKSLKRDLEVTTGLDETERADHYRTYAVSVHNLGTPVFPRSLFDAVLDAFGDDADILTIRKDGQPISSVLSLYHNGAVMPYWGGGTVAARHLRANERMYYELMLHARKRGCTRFDFGRSKTGSGPYHYKKNWGFEPQPLHYANWTAPGAPPRGADPTSAGNAAMINLWKKLPLRVANLIGPHIARGLG encoded by the coding sequence ATGAATGCGCCCTTTGCCATGAACCAGACCACGATTGCGATCGCCGATCTTGCCGATCCGGCTGAAGTGCGCCGGATCGAAGCGTTCGTTGCGGACCATGGCGGAACGCCGTTCCATCGCCCCTTATGGTTGCAGGCGGTGGAGCGCGGCACGGGGCAAACTGCCACGGGTCTGATTGCGGAAAAATGCGGGGAGCTGACTGGCTGGTTACCGCTGACACAGCTTCATTCCAATGTATTTGGCCGCGCGCTTGTATCTAGCGGATTTGCGGTTGGCGGCGGCGTGTTGTGCGGCAACCCTGCAATTGCCGGACAGCTGTGCGAGGCAGCCGCGGAACTGGCGGCCAGAAACGGATTTTCCAGTGCCGAGCTGCGCGGCGGGATTGCCCCGTCCGACTGGCAGCATTGTACCGAAAGTCACTGCGGTTTCGAACGCGAACTAGCGCGCGACGACGAAGGACAGCTGCTTGCCATTCCGCGCAAACAGCGCGCCGAGGTCAGAAAATCGCTTAAACGCGATCTGGAAGTAACCACCGGCCTGGATGAAACCGAACGCGCAGATCATTACAGAACTTATGCTGTCAGCGTGCACAATCTGGGTACACCGGTGTTTCCGCGCAGCCTGTTCGATGCGGTTCTGGATGCATTTGGCGATGATGCCGATATCCTGACCATACGGAAAGACGGACAGCCGATATCCAGCGTCCTGTCGCTTTATCACAACGGCGCAGTGATGCCGTATTGGGGGGGCGGCACGGTTGCCGCCCGGCACTTGCGGGCAAACGAACGGATGTATTACGAACTGATGTTGCACGCGCGCAAACGCGGCTGCACGCGGTTTGATTTCGGCAGGTCCAAAACCGGCAGCGGCCCGTATCATTACAAGAAAAACTGGGGATTCGAACCGCAGCCGCTGCATTATGCAAACTGGACAGCACCGGGTGCACCGCCGCGCGGCGCGGATCCGACAAGCGCCGGAAATGCGGCAATGATCAATCTATGGAAGAAACTGCCACTGCGCGTGGCCAATCTGATCGGGCCGCATATCGCCAGGGGGCTGGGCTGA
- a CDS encoding TIGR03087 family PEP-CTERM/XrtA system glycosyltransferase, translated as MGDILFLAHRLPYPPDRGDKIRSHHILKALAKLGRVHVGCFAESESDLAHEHHLAGLAATYCLTQRRKPVPLAGVEALVSGKPVSMTAFHSKQLEEWTHATIANEAIETIYVFSGQMGQYVPDQFQGRVIADLVDVDSAKFEAYARNAVGPRNWVYGREARLVAAAEKRLARRSQHTLFVSEAEAALFEMRVGHCANIAASALRNGIDTGYFDPATVKTHPEIAASKGPHFVFTGQMDYQPNIDACRRVIDKILPQVRKAYPAAKFHIVGRAPTAALLGDHGKCGVNVWGEVPDVRPFVAAADVVLAPLTIARGVQNKVLEAMAMARPVLLSPEAATGIAGKNGLHFAVEASDDALVMRALALLNDAAAANLLGRSAREFVIDNQGWEAMLAPLATLIAKGQAPLEPRHAA; from the coding sequence ATGGGCGATATACTTTTTCTGGCGCACCGCTTGCCCTATCCGCCAGACCGGGGCGACAAAATCCGCTCGCACCATATTCTCAAGGCGCTGGCAAAACTTGGCCGCGTTCATGTCGGTTGCTTTGCCGAAAGCGAGAGCGACCTTGCGCATGAGCATCACCTGGCCGGTTTGGCGGCTACCTATTGCCTGACGCAGCGGCGCAAACCTGTGCCTTTGGCAGGGGTGGAGGCGCTGGTTTCGGGCAAACCGGTAAGCATGACTGCCTTTCACAGCAAGCAACTGGAAGAATGGACGCACGCGACCATCGCGAACGAGGCGATCGAGACGATATACGTGTTTTCTGGCCAGATGGGACAATATGTGCCCGATCAATTCCAAGGCCGGGTAATCGCCGATCTGGTCGATGTCGATTCCGCCAAATTCGAAGCCTACGCCCGGAACGCTGTCGGACCGCGCAACTGGGTATATGGCAGGGAAGCCAGACTGGTTGCCGCCGCAGAGAAGCGATTGGCCCGCCGCAGTCAGCACACCCTGTTCGTCAGTGAAGCCGAGGCGGCATTGTTCGAAATGCGTGTTGGACACTGCGCGAACATCGCCGCCAGTGCCCTGCGGAACGGGATCGACACCGGCTATTTCGATCCGGCTACCGTAAAAACACATCCCGAAATTGCCGCATCGAAAGGCCCGCATTTCGTTTTTACCGGCCAGATGGATTACCAGCCTAATATCGATGCCTGCCGCCGCGTGATCGACAAAATTCTGCCGCAGGTTCGCAAGGCGTATCCGGCCGCGAAGTTCCATATCGTCGGCCGCGCGCCCACCGCGGCGCTGCTGGGTGATCACGGCAAATGCGGTGTGAATGTCTGGGGTGAAGTGCCCGATGTGCGCCCGTTTGTTGCAGCCGCGGACGTGGTTCTGGCACCGCTAACCATCGCCAGGGGCGTGCAGAACAAGGTACTCGAAGCGATGGCGATGGCGCGTCCGGTTTTGCTGTCGCCAGAGGCTGCAACCGGCATCGCCGGCAAAAACGGGTTGCATTTCGCGGTTGAGGCGTCGGACGATGCGCTGGTGATGAGGGCGCTGGCACTTTTGAACGATGCGGCAGCGGCCAATCTGCTCGGACGGTCGGCCCGTGAATTCGTGATTGATAATCAGGGGTGGGAAGCCATGCTCGCACCTTTGGCGACGCTTATCGCCAAGGGGCAGGCCCCGCTGGAACCGCGGCATGCAGCCTGA
- the xrtA gene encoding exosortase A, which yields MQPDAALKHQRRDGALHHVPQSWRVPLPYVTLVWAALVILFIEDWAAMAGQWWNSSTYNHILLIPGIFAVLMWQRRDALAQITPMAWWPGLVFFAGALFVWLLGAFSDLDLARQLGAVTALIGAFAALLGPRVSAASLFPLAYLLFLIPFGDELVPALQMVTAHLTIGLTHLSGIPAKVEGVFIDTPAGLFEVAEACSGVKFLVAMTALGALVAATSFRSWKRRTVFMMAALLLPILANGVRAWGTIYIAQSQGIEFAAGFDHIFYGWVFFAIVMGLLLGLSWRWFDRSPDDSPVDAAHINASAMLQKAAGFSVPGSVAAATGIAMLLAVSLWASAADGLSASISLNPVLPDVEGWQQVDYSPNVEWEPLANGADHKLRGRYRGPDGQVVDAVLAIYTSQGEGREAGGFGQGALVPDSPWRWLENGQSIDGAKAEYLLANGRIKRFAATWYRRGEFFAGSNARLKLELMRSKLVLKAAPTSTLVLSAEAAGAQDPSAPVRQFARDAGPLNEWIDRIVQTD from the coding sequence ATGCAGCCTGATGCGGCTTTAAAACACCAGCGCCGCGACGGGGCGCTGCATCACGTGCCGCAATCATGGCGGGTGCCGCTGCCGTATGTCACGCTGGTCTGGGCTGCGCTGGTCATTCTGTTTATCGAAGATTGGGCGGCTATGGCTGGCCAATGGTGGAACAGTTCGACCTACAATCATATCTTGCTGATCCCGGGTATTTTTGCCGTCCTGATGTGGCAACGCCGCGACGCGTTGGCGCAGATCACGCCGATGGCATGGTGGCCGGGGCTTGTCTTCTTTGCAGGGGCCTTGTTTGTCTGGTTGCTGGGCGCTTTTTCCGATCTGGATCTGGCCAGACAACTTGGCGCGGTAACTGCGCTGATAGGCGCGTTCGCGGCTTTGCTGGGGCCGCGCGTTTCGGCTGCCAGCCTGTTTCCTCTCGCGTATCTTTTGTTCCTTATTCCGTTTGGCGACGAACTGGTCCCCGCACTACAAATGGTTACTGCCCACCTGACGATCGGATTGACCCATCTCAGCGGCATTCCGGCGAAGGTCGAGGGTGTGTTTATCGACACCCCGGCGGGGTTGTTCGAAGTTGCGGAAGCGTGTTCCGGGGTGAAGTTCCTTGTCGCGATGACCGCTCTGGGCGCTCTGGTGGCTGCCACATCATTCCGTAGCTGGAAACGCCGGACTGTTTTCATGATGGCTGCGTTACTGTTGCCGATACTGGCCAATGGAGTGCGCGCCTGGGGCACAATCTATATCGCGCAATCGCAAGGGATCGAATTTGCCGCCGGTTTCGATCACATCTTTTATGGCTGGGTGTTTTTCGCCATCGTGATGGGTCTGCTGCTTGGCCTGTCGTGGCGCTGGTTTGACAGATCGCCCGACGACAGTCCCGTCGATGCCGCGCATATCAACGCATCTGCCATGCTGCAGAAAGCCGCCGGATTTTCCGTGCCGGGCAGTGTCGCGGCGGCCACCGGGATTGCCATGCTGCTGGCGGTTTCGCTGTGGGCATCCGCCGCCGACGGATTGTCCGCATCCATATCCCTGAACCCGGTATTGCCTGATGTCGAGGGCTGGCAGCAAGTGGATTATAGCCCGAACGTCGAATGGGAACCGCTTGCCAATGGTGCCGATCACAAATTGCGCGGACGATATCGCGGGCCTGACGGGCAGGTAGTCGATGCCGTATTGGCAATATATACCTCGCAAGGGGAAGGGCGTGAGGCTGGCGGTTTCGGACAGGGCGCACTGGTCCCGGATTCGCCGTGGCGCTGGCTGGAAAACGGGCAGTCCATCGATGGTGCCAAGGCCGAATATCTGCTCGCCAACGGGCGCATCAAACGCTTCGCCGCAACATGGTATCGCCGCGGTGAATTTTTTGCCGGAAGCAATGCCCGGCTCAAACTTGAACTGATGCGCAGCAAACTGGTGCTGAAGGCTGCACCCACAAGCACACTGGTATTGTCGGCCGAGGCCGCCGGGGCGCAGGACCCATCGGCCCCGGTGCGCCAGTTTGCCAGGGATGCGGGCCCGCTGAACGAGTGGATAGACCGCATCGTTCAAACCGACTAA
- a CDS encoding XrtA/PEP-CTERM system amidotransferase: MCGIAGIFHYSTPKPVDPRRVERMSDALAHRGPDGSGVWTAAGVGLGHRRLSIIDLAGSPQPMHSHDGRAVVSFNGEIYNYRELRRELESSGSVFRTDGDTEVILAAYLKWGVKCLDRLNGMFAFAIYDLKTREMLLARDRLGVKPLFMATLSDGSLAFASELKGLLEHPLLRREADPLAIEDYLTWGYVPDHRSILKNVEKLPAGHYRLLKHDSPLSAPVKWWDVSFAERSKGKAADLSAELLFHLREGVTSRMVADVPLGAFLSGGVDSSSVVALMAEASRSPVQTCSIGFDVAASDETAYARQIADRFDTNHNSRMVDPSDYSAIDQLAAIFDEPFADASALPTLRVCELARENVTVALSGDGADEAFAGYRRQIFHAREEQLRSVIPSGLRRTVLGKIGAIYPKADWAPRPFRAKSTLLSLAGNGEEGYARALSSTPPELRSAIYSDAFLRERGDYRAEQPLIRMMRDAPAQSGLDRAQYADLKFWLPGDILTKVDRTSMAVGLEAREPLLDQRLIEFAARLPHNLRIKGNQGKWLLKHTMQRYLPDDILYRPKQGFVMPIAEWFRGPLAGEARAIATGSALARAGWFDARQLSRIAEAHIAGRSDHSRLLWQLLMLDKSLGNLKLVG; this comes from the coding sequence ATGTGCGGGATTGCCGGTATATTCCATTATTCGACGCCGAAACCGGTCGATCCCAGGCGGGTCGAGAGGATGTCCGATGCCCTGGCTCACCGCGGGCCCGACGGGTCCGGCGTTTGGACCGCAGCAGGTGTCGGGCTGGGTCACCGGCGGCTGTCGATCATCGATCTGGCCGGATCGCCGCAGCCGATGCATTCGCATGACGGGCGCGCTGTCGTTTCCTTCAACGGTGAAATCTATAATTACCGCGAATTACGCCGCGAACTGGAAAGTTCGGGGAGTGTTTTCCGCACCGATGGCGATACCGAAGTCATCCTCGCCGCTTATCTGAAATGGGGTGTAAAATGCCTCGACCGGTTAAACGGCATGTTCGCTTTCGCCATTTACGACCTTAAAACGCGCGAAATGCTGCTGGCGCGTGACAGGTTGGGTGTGAAGCCGCTGTTTATGGCGACATTGTCCGACGGCAGTCTGGCATTCGCATCCGAGCTTAAGGGTTTGCTGGAACATCCATTGCTGCGGCGCGAGGCCGACCCGCTGGCAATCGAGGATTATCTGACCTGGGGTTATGTACCCGATCACCGCTCGATCCTGAAAAATGTCGAGAAATTACCCGCCGGTCATTACCGGCTGCTCAAGCATGACAGCCCCTTATCCGCTCCGGTGAAATGGTGGGATGTCTCCTTTGCTGAACGCAGCAAGGGAAAAGCGGCAGACTTGTCGGCGGAATTGCTTTTTCATCTGCGCGAGGGGGTAACATCGCGGATGGTTGCGGATGTGCCGCTGGGGGCATTTCTGTCAGGCGGCGTCGATTCCTCCAGCGTGGTCGCCCTGATGGCGGAGGCTTCGCGCAGTCCCGTACAAACCTGTTCGATCGGCTTCGATGTGGCTGCGTCGGACGAGACGGCTTACGCCCGGCAGATCGCGGACCGGTTTGACACCAACCATAATAGCAGAATGGTCGACCCGTCCGACTATTCCGCGATCGATCAGCTGGCGGCTATTTTCGACGAACCCTTTGCCGATGCGTCAGCCCTGCCCACCTTGCGGGTATGCGAACTCGCGCGAGAAAATGTTACCGTGGCCCTGTCGGGTGATGGCGCGGACGAAGCATTTGCGGGCTATCGCAGGCAGATATTTCACGCGCGCGAAGAACAGCTGCGATCCGTCATACCGTCTGGCCTGCGGCGAACGGTGCTTGGCAAGATCGGGGCAATTTATCCCAAAGCCGATTGGGCACCGCGACCGTTTCGCGCCAAAAGTACACTGCTGTCTTTAGCGGGTAACGGGGAGGAAGGCTATGCCCGCGCCTTGTCCAGCACGCCGCCCGAGCTGCGCAGTGCCATATATTCCGATGCGTTCCTGCGTGAGCGAGGCGATTACCGCGCCGAACAACCGCTGATCCGGATGATGCGCGATGCGCCTGCGCAAAGCGGGCTGGACCGTGCGCAATATGCCGATCTCAAATTCTGGCTGCCGGGTGATATCCTGACGAAGGTGGACCGCACCAGCATGGCGGTCGGGCTCGAAGCGCGCGAACCGCTGCTTGATCAGCGGCTGATCGAATTTGCAGCCCGTCTGCCGCACAATCTGCGGATCAAAGGCAACCAGGGAAAGTGGCTGCTCAAACACACGATGCAGCGCTATTTGCCGGACGACATTCTGTACCGCCCGAAACAGGGATTTGTCATGCCCATCGCCGAATGGTTTCGCGGACCGCTGGCCGGCGAGGCGCGCGCGATTGCAACCGGATCTGCATTGGCGCGAGCGGGCTGGTTCGATGCCCGGCAGCTGTCGCGCATTGCCGAGGCCCATATTGCCGGAAGATCCGACCATTCGCGGCTTTTGTGGCAACTTCTGATGCTCGATAAATCGCTTGGCAATTTAAAACTTGTGGGCTGA
- a CDS encoding HlyD family efflux transporter periplasmic adaptor subunit, with amino-acid sequence MGENAAASGGKGKRIVRLIILLAIVSAAIWYGGRALGFWGEQRSPGADIYGNVEIREAELGFRISGRIDELLVDEGDRVIPGQLLARLDTRPTRDRLASADADIAVAAAEVSRDAAGSRPQEVASARAGVATARAALTEAQRQFDRREALLDRGFISRADFETAQANRDAANARLSDALAALSLAREGVRTEDRSASRARRDSAVASRRAVETDLADAELRAPEKGQVLTRAREAGAVVEAGQTVLTIALTQPVRVRAYIAGPALPRIKPGMKARVSVDGSDKTWPATVGFISPTAEFTPRTVQTEELRADLVYRVRLIVDDPTGELRQGQPVSVHLVGKKAAE; translated from the coding sequence ATGGGGGAAAATGCAGCTGCGTCAGGCGGTAAGGGCAAGCGTATTGTCCGGCTGATCATTTTACTGGCGATAGTTTCTGCGGCAATCTGGTATGGCGGTCGGGCGCTTGGCTTCTGGGGTGAACAGCGGTCGCCCGGAGCAGACATCTATGGCAATGTGGAAATTCGCGAGGCCGAACTGGGCTTTCGCATTTCCGGCCGGATTGACGAATTGCTGGTTGATGAAGGCGATCGGGTTATCCCGGGCCAGCTTCTGGCAAGGCTGGATACCCGTCCCACGCGTGACCGGCTGGCAAGCGCTGATGCAGACATCGCGGTAGCGGCGGCCGAAGTCAGCAGGGATGCCGCGGGCAGTCGGCCACAAGAAGTTGCCAGTGCCCGGGCCGGCGTTGCAACCGCGCGTGCGGCGCTTACCGAAGCGCAGCGCCAGTTTGATCGCCGCGAGGCATTGTTGGACCGCGGCTTTATCAGCCGCGCCGACTTCGAGACTGCGCAGGCCAACCGTGACGCCGCCAATGCCAGGTTGTCGGATGCCCTGGCTGCATTATCACTGGCGCGCGAAGGTGTACGGACGGAAGACCGGAGCGCATCGCGCGCGCGCCGCGATTCTGCCGTTGCCAGCCGCCGCGCGGTCGAAACCGATCTGGCCGATGCCGAATTACGCGCGCCCGAAAAAGGTCAGGTCCTGACCAGAGCGCGCGAGGCGGGTGCGGTTGTCGAAGCGGGGCAAACCGTTTTGACGATTGCGCTGACCCAGCCGGTCAGAGTGCGCGCCTACATTGCCGGACCTGCATTGCCGCGCATAAAGCCCGGTATGAAAGCGCGCGTTTCTGTGGATGGCAGCGACAAGACATGGCCTGCGACGGTGGGGTTTATCTCGCCAACTGCAGAGTTCACACCGCGCACTGTCCAGACGGAGGAATTGCGTGCCGACCTGGTGTATCGGGTGCGCCTGATTGTCGACGATCCCACGGGCGAACTCAGACAAGGCCAGCCCGTTTCGGTGCATCTGGTTGGCAAAAAGGCGGCCGAGTAA
- a CDS encoding ATP-binding cassette domain-containing protein: MAPVIRLSGVSRSFAGERKGAAPVEALKNVTFEAAPGQMIGLIGPDAAGKTTLMRILAGLAQADAGDVEIFGKPVAELDRSRVGYMPQGGALYRELSVARNLDLYARLRGVDPVGQPERLEQLYSLTGLGKFREREAGRLSGGMRQKLAMACAVVAAPPLILLDEPSVGVDPLSRREIWQLLAELLDDGTTVVWATSILDDAARCDDLLVLHEGEVRYSGKPAGLSALAAGRVFELPVPTSAKRKGLARMQQDRNTIDASIEGAGVRVIIRNGNAPGRPLEPRAGDGFAVLLDDGSQLQDSALAAGFPDRSDGIGEGAAIAAVGLTRRFGNFTAAHDISFTVAPGEVFGLLGPNGAGKSTTFRMLCGLLKPTDGSGAVAGRDLRASGPRARKALGYMPQNFSLYGDLTLEANLRFVAGAHAMPRKPAARAIAETAEALSLGPYMTERAALLPLGIRQRLSLAAAVLHKPQVLFLDEPTSGVDPLVRREFWHHINAIAATGVAVLVTTHFMDEAENCDRLLLINHAEAIASGTPAQLKQDIAIGIAMPTLEQTFIGLIESQRHSDVTPA, encoded by the coding sequence ATGGCTCCCGTCATTCGGCTGTCGGGTGTGTCCCGAAGTTTTGCTGGCGAACGCAAGGGTGCTGCACCTGTCGAGGCGCTGAAAAACGTGACTTTCGAAGCCGCACCGGGACAGATGATCGGCTTGATCGGCCCGGATGCCGCGGGCAAGACGACCTTGATGCGGATCCTTGCCGGGCTGGCGCAGGCCGATGCGGGTGATGTGGAAATTTTCGGCAAACCGGTGGCCGAACTGGATCGTTCCAGAGTTGGCTATATGCCGCAGGGCGGGGCGCTTTACCGCGAGCTATCGGTCGCCCGCAATCTCGATCTGTATGCACGTTTGCGGGGGGTTGATCCGGTCGGGCAACCCGAGCGGCTCGAACAGCTTTACAGTCTGACGGGCCTTGGCAAATTTCGCGAGAGGGAAGCGGGCAGACTGTCGGGCGGAATGCGGCAGAAGCTGGCGATGGCCTGCGCCGTGGTGGCAGCCCCGCCGCTGATCCTGCTCGACGAACCCTCGGTCGGGGTCGATCCGCTGTCACGCCGCGAGATTTGGCAATTGCTCGCAGAGTTGCTGGATGATGGCACAACCGTAGTCTGGGCCACCAGTATTCTGGATGACGCTGCCAGGTGTGATGACCTGCTGGTGCTGCACGAAGGGGAGGTGCGCTATAGCGGGAAACCGGCGGGCCTGTCTGCGCTGGCCGCGGGGCGGGTCTTCGAATTGCCCGTGCCCACCTCCGCCAAGCGCAAGGGGCTGGCGCGTATGCAGCAAGACCGCAACACCATCGACGCCTCGATAGAGGGGGCGGGGGTCCGCGTTATTATCCGTAACGGCAATGCGCCGGGCCGGCCGCTCGAACCAAGAGCGGGGGACGGTTTTGCGGTCCTGCTGGATGATGGAAGCCAGTTGCAAGACAGCGCGCTGGCGGCAGGTTTTCCTGACCGGTCGGATGGTATCGGTGAAGGTGCCGCAATCGCGGCTGTCGGGCTTACCCGCCGGTTCGGTAATTTTACGGCGGCGCATGATATCAGTTTCACCGTTGCCCCGGGTGAGGTGTTCGGTCTGCTGGGGCCCAACGGGGCGGGTAAATCGACAACCTTCCGGATGCTGTGCGGGCTGCTGAAACCGACTGACGGAAGCGGCGCGGTTGCCGGCCGCGATTTGCGCGCATCAGGCCCGCGAGCGCGCAAGGCGCTTGGATATATGCCGCAGAACTTCTCGCTGTACGGTGATTTGACGCTGGAGGCGAATTTGCGGTTCGTGGCAGGCGCGCACGCCATGCCGCGAAAGCCGGCCGCCCGGGCAATTGCCGAGACTGCAGAGGCGCTTTCGCTTGGGCCCTATATGACGGAGCGCGCAGCGTTGTTGCCGCTGGGTATCAGGCAGCGGCTTTCGCTTGCCGCTGCAGTTCTGCATAAGCCGCAGGTCCTGTTTCTGGACGAGCCGACATCGGGAGTCGATCCGCTGGTCCGGCGCGAGTTCTGGCATCACATCAATGCCATTGCCGCCACCGGTGTTGCCGTTCTTGTGACGACGCATTTTATGGATGAGGCCGAAAATTGTGACCGGCTGCTGCTGATAAATCATGCCGAGGCAATCGCTTCGGGAACTCCGGCCCAGCTCAAGCAGGATATCGCGATCGGAATAGCCATGCCGACACTCGAGCAAACCTTCATCGGCCTGATCGAATCGCAACGTCACAGCGACGTAACCCCTGCATGA
- a CDS encoding ABC transporter permease has product MRGAAIRSKEWAQIWRDPASLGLVIVLPLILIFLFGSAISLDTVGTATGLVDRDRTATSRDLVDSFTANRYFEIHEAGEISPLKDKIAAGGLRGIIVIPDGFEAAVIGGGNGRVQLIADGSQPNTAAFLDSHISGLLQNWADVQVSGADTRREPVLALATRYIYNPGLESRFMLVPGAIAIVMAMIGCLLTALVMAREYERGTMEGLLSTPLSPWSLVANKIAPYFVMGFASTALCVAVAIFFYGLPLRGSLFALVLIIAAFLAAVLAQGLWISSVTKNQFASIQMALLLGYLPSLLLSGFLFELDSMPVVIRWFSYLVPARYLIPPLQSVFLAGDIWSVFLPNIAILLAFGGFFMLRASGAIKRTIV; this is encoded by the coding sequence ATGAGAGGCGCAGCAATCCGGTCAAAGGAATGGGCGCAGATCTGGCGCGATCCGGCCAGTTTGGGACTGGTCATTGTCCTCCCTCTGATCCTCATATTTCTGTTCGGCAGCGCCATTTCGCTCGACACGGTCGGCACGGCAACCGGACTGGTGGACCGCGACAGAACGGCTACGTCGCGCGATCTGGTCGATAGCTTTACCGCGAACCGCTATTTCGAAATTCACGAGGCTGGCGAAATATCGCCGCTCAAAGACAAAATCGCGGCGGGCGGGCTGCGCGGTATCATCGTTATCCCCGATGGTTTTGAAGCCGCGGTGATTGGCGGGGGCAATGGCCGGGTCCAGCTGATCGCGGACGGATCGCAGCCCAATACAGCGGCATTTCTGGATAGTCATATATCAGGGTTGCTGCAGAACTGGGCTGATGTGCAGGTTTCCGGGGCGGACACGAGGCGCGAGCCCGTTCTGGCACTCGCCACCCGCTATATTTACAATCCGGGACTTGAAAGCCGCTTCATGCTGGTGCCGGGCGCGATCGCCATTGTGATGGCGATGATCGGATGTCTGCTCACCGCACTGGTGATGGCGCGCGAATATGAGCGCGGCACGATGGAGGGTCTGCTGTCCACCCCGCTTTCACCGTGGTCGCTGGTTGCCAACAAGATTGCGCCCTATTTTGTGATGGGATTTGCTTCCACGGCATTGTGCGTTGCAGTGGCGATATTCTTTTACGGGCTGCCGCTGCGCGGATCGCTGTTTGCGCTTGTGCTGATCATAGCCGCCTTTCTTGCCGCAGTGCTGGCGCAAGGTTTGTGGATTTCATCAGTGACCAAAAACCAGTTTGCATCCATCCAGATGGCATTGCTGCTGGGCTATCTGCCGTCGCTGCTGCTTTCGGGTTTTCTGTTCGAGCTGGATTCCATGCCGGTTGTAATCAGGTGGTTCAGCTATCTGGTGCCCGCACGTTATCTGATACCACCATTGCAAAGTGTGTTTCTTGCCGGCGATATCTGGTCGGTATTTCTGCCGAATATCGCAATATTGCTCGCATTCGGGGGCTTTTTCATGCTGCGCGCCAGCGGTGCGATAAAGCGCACAATCGTATGA